A section of the Solea solea chromosome 17, fSolSol10.1, whole genome shotgun sequence genome encodes:
- the LOC131443337 gene encoding hydroperoxide isomerase ALOXE3-like codes for MAEYKIEVSTGDMQNAGTWDHVFLTLFGKEGQSERADLDNFGQDFTTGATGTYTIKTSSSLGKLLLVKVEKDPCSLFSADDEWYCSTIVATTPEGEVILFPCHRWISRGEDVELRGGRAMKVYEDDHPLWIEHRKKELTFKKSLYQWMIAIEGLPHKIIFDDEYKLPAEIRFSKSRTAELSDTAFRMGIELKLKGMIGSKEKWASIDDMKNVFWAKKTTISEYLGEHWKEDDFYGYQFLNGNNPNMIKRCSELPENFPVTQEMVKPFLEKGTSLQEEMKKGNIFIFDEKKMDGIHPRDNDGEPLPVTAGLCLFYMNPENKLKPIAIQLHQQPSEQNPIFLPSDTETDWLLAKIFIRNADVMDHESTHHLLCTHFMAEVFAIATLRCFPVIHPLYKLLFPHFRYTLVLNTRGRKLLLGPEGYLTMSALGYEGMTELMRRTHAETTYSSLCLPENITARGLESVPNFFYRDDGLKVWNIINTFVRAVVEFYYPTHSDVCKDTELQEWISEIFTHGFLGNKASGIPACFHCTEDVIRFITMVIFTSTAQHAAVNNGQFDYFSWMPNGAILLHKPPPTTKGQSSMKTILETLPNIGDTAKNMAMLWLLSKRYADFIPLGAYPEQRFDEPALKQMMKEFQAELSYLSEEITARNSQLEVPYTYLNPAEIENSIAT; via the exons ATGGCTGAGTACAAGATAGAAGTGTCAACAGGTGACATGCAAAATGCAGGAACATGGGATCATGTATTTCTGACCTTATTCGGAAAGGAAGGACAGAGCGAGCGAGCTGATTTGGACAACTTTGGCCAGGACTTCACGACTGGGGCT ACAGGGACTTACACCATAAAAACCAGTTCATCTCTGGGGAAACTTCTGCTGGTCAAGGTGGAAAAGGATCCTTGCTCTTTGTTCTCAGCAGATGATGAGTGGTACTGCTCCACAATAGTGGCGACAACTCCAGAGGGAGAGGTCATTCTTTTCCCCTGTCACAGGTGGATCTCCAGGGGAGAAGATGTGGAGCTGAGGGGCGGGAGAG CCATGAAGGTGTATGAGGATGACCATCCCCTGTGGATTGAACATCGAAAAAAAgagctgacatttaaaaagagctTGTACCA atggATGATTGCCATTGAAGGACTACCCCACAAAATAATTTTTGATGATGAATACAAGCTCCCAGCTGAAATCCGCTTTTCTAAATCCAGAACAGCTGAACTATCTGATACGGCGTTTAGAAT GGGGATAGAATTAAAGCTTAAAGGGATGATTGGCTCAAAGGAAAAATGGGCAAGCATTGACGACATGAAAAATGTCTTCTGGGCCAAAAAGACGACAATATCAG AGTACCTTGGAGAGCACTGGAAGGAGGATGACTTTTACGGATACCAGTTTCTAAACGGAAACAACCCCAACATGATTAAGCGCTGCTCGGAGCTTCCTGAAAACTTTCCAGTCACACAGGAGATGGTGAAGCCTTTTCTGGAAAAGGGAACCTCTCTGCAGGAGGAAATGAAG AAAGGCAACATATTCATCTTTGATGAGAAGAAGATGGACGGAATTCACCCAAGAGATAATGATGGAGAACCTCTGCCTGTGACTGCTGGTCTCTGTTTGTTCTACATGAATccagaaaacaaactgaaaccaATAGCAATTCAG CTTCATCAACAACCATCTGAGCAGAATCCCATCTTTCTGCCgagtgacacagagacagactggCTACTTGCTAAGATCTTTATCAGGAATGCAGATGTAATGGATCATGAGTCGACTCACCACCTCCTGTGTACTCACTTTATGGCTGAGGTTTTTGCTATTGCCACTCTTCGCTGTTTCCCTGTGATTCATCCTCTCTACAAG CTGCTGTTTCCACACTTCCGCTACACTCTCGTCTTAAACACAAGAGGTCGAAAACTTCTTCTTGGACCTGAAGGGTATCTAACCATG AGTGCACTTGGGTATGAGGGGATGACAGAGCTCATGAGAAGAACTCATGCTGAAACAACCTACAGTTCCCTCTGCCTGCCAGAGAACATCACTGCACGAGGACTGGAGTCTGTCCCCAACTTCTTCTACAGAGATGATGGACTCAAAGTGTGGAACATCATCAACAC ATTTGTGAGAGCAGTGGTGGAGTTCTATTATCCCACACACAGTGACGTCTGTAAAGACACTGAGCTGCAGGAATGGATCAGTGAGATATTCACTCATGGCTTCTTGGGAAACAAAGCGTCAG GAATACCAGCATGCTTTCATTGTACAGAGGATGTGATCAGATTCATCACCATGGTGATCTTCACATCGACGGCTCAACATGCTGCAGTCAATAATGGACAG TTCGACTACTTCTCCTGGATGCCCAATGGCGCAATCCTGCTGCACAAACCTCCTCCTACCACTAAGGGGCAGTCAAGCATGAAGACGATTTTGGAGACCCTCCCAAATATTGGAGATACTGCCAAAAACATGGCAATGTTGTGGTTACTTTCAAAAAGATACGCGGATTTT ATTCCCTTGGGTGCTTACCCCGAACAACGATTTGATGAGCCTGCCCTGAAGCAGATGATGAAGGAGTTTCAAGCAGAGTTGTCTTACCTCAGTGAAGAAATTACGGCAAGAAACTCACAGCTGGAAGTGCCCTACACATACCTGAACCCAGCTGAGATAGAAAACAGTATCGCGACTTAA